From Fibrobacter succinogenes, the proteins below share one genomic window:
- a CDS encoding LysE family transporter, giving the protein MIPTELIPSFLFYAFISGITPGPANLSSLSVALSYGKKSAIRQWYGIFTGYTIVSIGSVFVCYFIGTAFEKYVRTLSFIGLLYMVWLAFKQFKEAFTPQESLENDAGKGKFTTGILIQLTNVKIMIYCITAISIYSLPYNKDFFSIFLCGLILPLTGPICNLAWICAGIFLRKIFGKYSKSINILMGLSLLFCAASIIMI; this is encoded by the coding sequence ATGATACCCACCGAACTCATTCCTTCATTTTTATTTTACGCATTCATTTCAGGAATTACGCCAGGTCCAGCCAACCTGAGTTCACTTTCCGTTGCATTAAGCTACGGGAAAAAGAGCGCTATCCGTCAATGGTATGGCATATTTACGGGTTACACTATTGTTTCCATAGGATCTGTATTTGTGTGCTATTTTATCGGAACAGCTTTTGAAAAGTACGTTCGAACGCTTTCCTTCATAGGATTGCTTTACATGGTATGGCTTGCATTTAAGCAATTCAAAGAAGCATTTACGCCACAGGAATCCCTCGAAAACGATGCAGGGAAAGGCAAGTTTACAACCGGCATTCTAATCCAACTCACGAATGTCAAAATCATGATTTATTGCATAACGGCAATATCAATTTATTCACTCCCCTACAACAAGGATTTTTTCTCGATCTTTTTGTGCGGTCTCATCTTGCCATTGACTGGGCCTATATGCAACTTGGCGTGGATTTGTGCAGGTATTTTCTTGAGAAAAATTTTTGGCAAATACAGCAAATCTATCAATATTCTTATGGGACTCTCGCTTCTTTTTTGCGCCGCGAGCATCATAATGATATAG
- a CDS encoding sulfate ABC transporter substrate-binding protein — MNFKKLTIASIALLSLAFTACSSSEEKHEHGKQTLTNVSYDPTRELYANYNVAFAKHWKEKTGKDVEITQSHGGSGKQALEVANGLEADVVTLALEFDVNAVRDAGLIEPGWVKEFPLNSSPYTSTIVFLVRKGNPKNLKDWGDLVKDGIGVITPNPKTSGGARWNYLAAWAWAEKQYNGNEAKVKEFVKKLYKNVLVLASGARGSTTTFIENGQGDVLLAWENEAFLSLKDYPKDYEIVIPSVSILAEPSVAIVDKVVDKRGTRELATEYLNYLYSDEGQHIAAKNHYRPSNKAILDQYKEFDQNVNLIDISYFGGWDKAQGTHFSNGGIFDQIYEKK; from the coding sequence ATGAATTTCAAAAAACTTACCATTGCATCCATCGCTCTTCTCTCCCTTGCTTTCACAGCCTGCTCTTCTTCTGAAGAAAAGCACGAACACGGCAAGCAGACTCTCACCAACGTTTCTTACGATCCGACCCGCGAACTTTACGCAAACTACAATGTGGCTTTCGCCAAGCATTGGAAGGAAAAGACCGGCAAGGACGTAGAAATCACGCAGTCCCATGGCGGTTCCGGTAAGCAGGCCTTGGAAGTTGCAAACGGCCTCGAAGCTGACGTTGTCACACTCGCTCTCGAATTTGACGTAAACGCTGTTCGCGATGCAGGACTCATTGAACCTGGTTGGGTCAAGGAATTCCCGCTGAACAGCTCTCCGTACACCTCCACCATCGTGTTCTTGGTGCGCAAGGGCAACCCGAAAAATCTCAAGGACTGGGGCGATCTCGTGAAGGACGGCATCGGTGTCATCACTCCGAACCCGAAAACTTCTGGTGGCGCTCGCTGGAACTACCTCGCCGCCTGGGCATGGGCAGAAAAACAGTACAACGGCAACGAAGCCAAGGTCAAGGAATTCGTAAAGAAGCTCTACAAAAATGTTCTCGTACTCGCTTCTGGCGCTCGCGGCTCCACGACGACATTCATCGAAAACGGCCAGGGTGACGTTTTGCTCGCTTGGGAAAACGAAGCATTCCTCTCGCTCAAGGACTACCCCAAAGACTACGAAATTGTCATCCCCAGCGTGAGCATTTTGGCTGAACCGTCTGTCGCAATTGTGGACAAGGTTGTTGACAAGCGTGGCACCCGCGAACTCGCTACCGAATACTTGAACTACCTCTACTCTGATGAAGGCCAGCACATTGCCGCAAAGAATCACTACCGTCCGTCCAACAAGGCCATTCTTGACCAGTACAAGGAATTTGACCAGAACGTGAACTTGATTGACATCAGCTACTTCGGCGGCTGGGACAAGGCTCAGGGCACGCACTTCTCCAACGGTGGCATTTTCGACCAGATCTACGAAAAGAAGTAA
- a CDS encoding sulfate adenylyltransferase, with product FAVNKMDLVGYSEDVFNKIKVQIAELAQTHSLSNIQVIPLSATEGDNVTIKSKNIAWYQGPALLEYLENVDTSSSALEKGFYMPVQRVSRPDRTFRGFQGQIESGTIRVGDVIKSLPSYEKASVKSILYTNKNVEEAHAGEPVTISLDREVDVSRGCVLARDASIGSYKKIKASLLWMDDEPLSLGKDYLVKIGTKIIPGTLTKIDYAIEVNTGTHLEVESISKNGIAVCELVFAEAIVVDLFEKHKTLGELILIDIVTHATAACGVVEGLYEKQLQSNEKAAFVQGERHGRGEIFEEFFYDTATLSVVKQQPVKQHYTVGDEIPTVGESYHYPDDFDIIILRDRVAVKVRGKRIAEITTADDYRYGNVPVINGRGFEIKVHSDEDVKQLLSEYEKAGIAGHEEFFRKWASFNTYRKVVLH from the coding sequence CTTTGCCGTGAACAAGATGGATCTTGTGGGCTACAGCGAAGATGTATTCAACAAAATCAAGGTACAAATCGCAGAACTTGCACAGACTCATTCCCTGAGCAACATACAAGTTATTCCGCTTTCGGCAACAGAAGGCGACAACGTTACCATCAAATCGAAAAACATTGCATGGTATCAAGGCCCCGCATTGCTTGAATACCTTGAAAATGTCGATACATCAAGCTCTGCACTAGAAAAGGGATTTTACATGCCCGTGCAGCGAGTGAGCCGCCCCGACCGTACATTCCGTGGATTTCAAGGACAGATTGAATCCGGAACGATTCGCGTCGGAGATGTCATCAAGTCTCTTCCGAGCTACGAGAAAGCATCCGTCAAAAGCATTCTCTACACAAACAAGAATGTCGAAGAAGCACACGCTGGCGAGCCAGTCACAATTTCGCTTGACCGAGAAGTTGATGTATCGAGAGGTTGCGTACTCGCTAGGGATGCAAGCATCGGTAGCTACAAGAAAATCAAGGCGTCGCTTTTGTGGATGGATGATGAGCCGCTTTCGCTAGGCAAAGATTACCTCGTCAAAATCGGGACAAAGATTATTCCTGGAACACTCACGAAAATTGACTACGCCATTGAGGTGAACACGGGCACACACTTGGAAGTGGAAAGTATTTCCAAGAACGGAATTGCCGTCTGCGAACTCGTTTTTGCCGAAGCCATTGTCGTTGATCTTTTCGAAAAGCACAAGACGCTCGGCGAACTCATTCTCATTGACATCGTAACGCATGCTACAGCCGCTTGCGGCGTTGTTGAAGGGCTCTACGAAAAGCAACTTCAATCCAACGAAAAAGCAGCCTTTGTACAAGGCGAGCGTCATGGCCGCGGAGAAATCTTCGAAGAATTCTTCTACGATACTGCAACGCTTTCTGTGGTAAAACAGCAGCCCGTCAAGCAGCACTACACCGTGGGTGACGAGATCCCCACCGTAGGCGAAAGCTACCACTATCCCGACGACTTCGACATCATCATCTTGCGTGACAGAGTCGCCGTCAAGGTTCGCGGCAAGCGCATTGCAGAAATCACCACGGCAGACGATTACCGCTATGGGAACGTTCCCGTCATCAACGGACGCGGCTTTGAAATCAAAGTCCATTCCGATGAAGACGTGAAGCAGTTACTTAGCGAATACGAAAAAGCAGGAATCGCAGGCCATGAAGAATTCTTCCGCAAGTGGGCTTCATTTAACACATACCGCAAAGTCGTATTGCATTAA